tttattgacttttatGTAGCAGTCCCCGAAAACTTAACTGAAAACTTGCTTATTCTATACAAATCCATTTGTTAATTTTGGCTGTTCTATTGGAGAGTAAGTAAACAAAgttgaacgagagagagagagagagctcttgtaaaattatattttatattttaaaatttttacaaaaattacagATTGGGgcattttattttgtaatgaaattaatTCTATGCATTAAGATCCCTGCCCTTTTTTTGtcagtgaaaaaatattttcagttattatGCAAGACTGCTGGGATTTCAATTCAATTCAttactattttttaatattcCCTCGTCTTTCTCCCTGCAAATTTGTAAGCACCTAATGTAGCTAATTGTGTCATGTTGCCAAATTGTAGAGagattttacattaaattaaaaaCTCAAACTTTCACTAAACCTTATTAAATACAACCTTGAATATTAAtctagaaaaaattataaatttgggAAGGTATTAAGCTTCCAAAATTACCTGTTCCAAATAACATGTTAGATCTAAGATTTGTTCAGTTAACATAATTATCTTAGGAATTCATGGATTAACAACACTAATTATGTTAAACAATGTATAATTATGGTATGATTAATATAGTGATCTAATGTACAATTTGACTAGGCTGAGAACAATGAATATAGTTTATCAATTAATATATgtgaaaactgaaatatttataaaatctttaCTGAGGTTGTTATTTCATGTTGTTGATTAATTATAATCTGTTTTCGTTTCAGAGGAGAAAATCCTGAAGTGACTGGTGTAATTTGCACTGACCAACATGGTCTCTGTCTTGGAGGTAAGTCCCATCCCTCATTCTCATCCTacttctgtcactctctctctctctctctctctctctctctctctctctctctctctcNNNNNNNNNNNNNNNNNNNNNNNNNNNNNNNNNNNNNNNNNNNNNNNNNNNNNNNNNNNNNNNNNNNNNNNNNNNNNNNNNNNNNNNNNNNNNNNNNNNNNNNNNNNNNNNNNNNNNNNNNNNNNNNNNNNNNNNNNNNNNNNNNNNNNNNNNNNNNNNNNNNNNNNNNNNNNNNNNNNNNNNNNNNNNNNNNNNNNNNNNNNNNNNNNNNNNNNNNNNNNNNNNNNNNNNNNNNNNNNNNNNNNNNNNNNNNNNNNNNNNNNNNNNNNNNNNNCATCTCCCCACCCTCTTTATGTAAATATCCCCCATCTCCCCACCCTCTTTATGTAAATATCCCCCATCTCCCCACCCTCTTTATGTAAATCTTCCCATCTTCCCACCCTCTTTATGTAAATCTCCCCATCTCCCCACCCTCTTTATGTAAATCTCCCCATCCTTTTTATGCAAATCTACCCATTTCCCACCcgtttataaacattttataaaagcaCTGATGTTTGATATCCTTTACTTTTAGTGAAAGGAAACCTGTCAACATGCCATGCTGGTCTAATTACATCCCTTGCTCATTGTGGTCGTTCGTTACGGCAAGATGAAACTCATTCACCTGTAATCACAATGGAATCTGAAGGAGGGTATGTAGTTCATCCAGAATACTAGAGTTGATAATCCAGAACGCTAGAGTTGataatcatcttcattatttaacgtctgttttgcatgct
This genomic interval from Octopus bimaculoides isolate UCB-OBI-ISO-001 chromosome 4, ASM119413v2, whole genome shotgun sequence contains the following:
- the LOC106877072 gene encoding ragulator complex protein LAMTOR5; translated protein: MESQMNKVLTEVGENPEVTGVICTDQHGLCLGVKGNLSTCHAGLITSLAHCGRSLRQDETHSPVITMESEGGQILMLKSTENVSFGIMKTAPQSWH